A section of the Bombus terrestris chromosome 2, iyBomTerr1.2, whole genome shotgun sequence genome encodes:
- the LOC100648008 gene encoding lysine-specific demethylase phf2 isoform X2, translating to MELPVTYCLCGRSYDFEQFMIQCDVCKEWYHGGCVSVKEYMSIDLDKYHCPHCEAMCGPSLMKTKLNWHRHDYTEPDADTKPVQTGTPVFIRELKSRHFPKADEVVKHVRGQQLTLQYLQANGFESPIIIDGKDGLDMTVPPPNFSVYDVESYIGGDRDMDVIDVTRQSNIRMKLRDFVEYYNSPCRTRVLNVISLEFTNTGLSPMVEAPYIARKLDWVNSVWPRDWLEDSDIKRPEVQKYCLMGVKDSFTDFHIDFGGTSVWYHVLRGEKVFYLIRPTPANLQLYQHWMCSSTQSETFFGDQADACYKCVIKQGQTMMIPTGWIHAVLTPVDSLVFGGNFVHSLNIPMQLQIYELEKKMKTPAKFQYPGFETINWFAAKKLLKELKELNNEGKKCPAYLLQGVKALLSILKQWNTDKDYNMTSRGQIPETINSQKLLKDFSKEIRHAERYLISLNPPKPERESKRKKKKPLNKDFVDYDVADRMPDNPFKATLKETSKANSAIAESPSSGRPPLKLTLPKPIMYPYAKTQSPTLEEKNVSPVSNRRPSKPGKQSPTVIRFKLGNNEVVRSTHDDINTYNNLHSDHPLGTSKELTWKQTSIYDFHDGSNESDYGRFTIDESPKRKRTPKTNTQKRLKRDYDGDVDVLNDVPKNGIEELLKASAYTLGNGTQRLDVTTSMISQYSQPMPPPTGSGRASPSTREAIAGMLSFSEQCYSTTSNSTSKSTKITKVQTNEDDDQSIENIDKVHQDDDFIYPTLDASDDEDFIFKPKAKSQIDEAWNPKARVGPLLPKTNRPAREGVKKTSVEKGLEAAAAKRAKQSDDYLDNNMDKGSKKKLSTTKRTYNKKKQRNSSVTSATGTSTTSSENTAKTSIGFGSILTSPNRLKDVKAKLAAPVPVERKPKKGMKTAKQRLGKILKLHKMMH from the exons ATGGAGTTACCAGTTACATATTGTTTATGTGGCCGTTCTTACGATTTCGAACAATTTATGATACAATGTGATGTTTGTAAAGAATGGTATCATGGAGG GTGTGTTTCTGTAAAAGAATATATGTCCATAGATCTTGACAAATACCATTGTCCACATTGTGAAGCAATGTGCGGGCCATCGCTTA TGAAAACAAAATTGAATTGGCATAGACATGATTATACCGAGCCCGATGCTGATACAAAACCAGTTCAAACTGGCACACCAGTATTTATAAGGGAATTAAAATCCAGACATTTCCCAAAAGCTGATGAAGTTGTTAAACATGTTAGAGGACAGCAATTGACCCTTCAATATTTACAAGCTAATGGCTTTGAAAGTCCTATTATAATTGATGGGAAGGATGGACTTGATATGACCGTTCCACCACCAAACTTCAGCGTTTATGATGTAGAAAGTTACATAG GTGGAGATCGAGACATGGATGTAATCGACGTTACAAGACAAAGTAATATCAGAATGAAATTAAGAGACTTTGTTGAATATTACAATTCCCCTTGCAGAACAAGGGTTCTTAATGTGATTAGTCTTGAATTTACAAACACTGG TCTTTCACCAATGGTCGAGGCACCATACATCGCGCGTAAACTCGACTGGGTTAATTCTGTTTGGCCGCGTGATTGGCTTGAGGATAGTGACATAAAACGCCCCGAAGTGCAAAAGTATTGCCTAATGGGGGTCAAAGACAGTTTCACAGATTTCCACATTGATTTTGGTGGTACATCTGTGTGGTATCACGTGCTACGCGGAGAGAAAGTGTTTTATCTGATCAGGCCTACCCCTGCTAATTTACAACTGTATCAACATTGGATGTGCAGCTCAACGCAGAGTGAAACATTTTTTGGAGATCAAGCTGATGCGTGTTACAAATGCGTTATAAAACAAGGCCAAACTATGATGATTCCAACAGGTTGGATACATGCTGTATTAACTCCAGTTGATTCTTTGGTCTTTGGTGGAAATTTTGTACATAGCCTTAACATTCCAATGCAACTACA AATATacgaattagaaaaaaaaatgaagactCCTGCCAAATTTCAATATCCTGGTTTTGAGACAATCAATTGGTTTGCAGCAAAGAAATTGCTGAAAGAATTGAAAGAATTAAACAATGAAGGAAAGAAATGTCCAGCGTATCTTTTACAGGGTGTTAAAGCATTACTCAGTATTCTAAAACAGTGGAACACAGATAAGGAC TATAATATGACCAGTAGAGGTCAAATACCAGAAACAATAAATAGTCaaaaattgttaaaagattTCAGTAAGGAAATTCGACATGCTGAACGATACTTAATATCTTTAAATCCCCCGAAACCAGAGCGAGAGAGTAAACGCAAGAAAAAGAAACCATTGAATAAAGATTTCGTAGATTATGATGTTGCCGATAGAATGCCTGATAATCCGTTCAAAGCAACGTTAAAAGAGACGAGTAAAGCGAATTCTGCGATCGCGGAGTCACCGTCATCCGGTAGACCACCGTTAAAACTTACATTACCGAAACCCATCATGTATCCCTATGCCAAAACTCAAAGTCCAACATTAGAAGAGAAAAATGTTTCCCCTGTTAGTAATAGAAGACCGTCAAAACCGGGTAAACAAAGTCCAACCGTAATTAGATTTAAGCTCGGCAATAACGAGGTGGTTAGGAGTACACATGATGACATAAATacttataataatttacattctgACCATCCCCTTGGGACTTCGAAAGAATTAACTTGGAAACAAACTTCTATATACGATTTTCACGACGGCAGCAATGAAAGCGATTATGGTCGATTTACTATTGACGAATCGCCAAAACGAAAGAGAACACCCAAAACTAATACGCAAAAGCGTTTAAAACGCGATTACGATGGAGATGTTGACGTTTTAAATGATGTACCTAAAAATGGAatcgaagaattattaaaagcTTCGGCTTATACCTTAGGAAACGGGACTCAAAGATTGGATGTAAC GACATCAATGATATCGCAATATAGTCAACCTATGCCACCACCTACTGG TTCTGGTAGGGCATCTCCTTCGACTCGGGAAGCAATTGCCGGGATGCTATCCTTCAGTGAACAATGTTATTCAACTACGTCAAATAGTACATCGAAATCTACAAAAATTACGAAAGTTCAAACTAACGAGGATGACGATCAGTCTatagaaaatatcgataaagTTCACCAGGACGATGATTTTA TTTACCCGACTCTAGACGCTTCAGACGatgaagattttatttttaaacctaAAGCGAAAAGTCAGATAGACGAGGCATGGAATCCAAAAGCCAGAGTAGGACCTCTCTTGCCAAAAACGAATCGTCCAGCTCGAGAAGGTGTCAAGAAAACATCTGTCGAAAAAGGGCTCGAAGCAGCGGCAGCGAAACGTGCAAAACAATCG GACGATTATCTGGATAACAACATGGATAAGGGCTCCAAGAAGAAATTG AGCACAACTAAGCGGACGTATAATAAAAAGAAGCAAAGGAATTCATCTGTAACTTCGGCAACTGGTACATCGACCACCTCTTCGGAAAATACCGCAAAAACAAGCATCGGATTCGGTTCGATATTAACGAGTCCTAATAGGCTCAAGGATGTTAAAGCGAAATTAGCCGCCCCGGTTCCAGTTG AACGAAAACCAAAGAAAGGAATGAAAACGGCGAAGCAACGCTTAGGAAAAATTTTGAAACTTCACAAAATGATGCACTAg